The Garra rufa chromosome 18, GarRuf1.0, whole genome shotgun sequence genome window below encodes:
- the LOC141290665 gene encoding uncharacterized protein has protein sequence MMMMKMMLMKAVLAGYVIMCVFPARCVCFSRGASVSSCVTMKPGHISSFPQHTHTHSTVLVRTSRSVYLPQHTLTITVQSSRAFMGFLLQARSILEDRVVGGEFTRHPPSTHTLSCLSTDDTVTHSDKMLKRNLSFSWRAPTQPSGDLRFYITLVQSYFVYWSRIRSAVVHDGTRSSQITDSVTGQPTVNTTDNSHIITSTQANIHSTDNTHIITSTHTFAPHNTHTNSHSTHNTHKTTSTHANTRTNTHSTDNTHVITSTHTFAPHNTHTNTHSTHNTHRTPSFNTHTNIHPLNVTLTSLSSSTQTFPIPFSSQSISTHNINTPTHTKPTKNTHKTTAYVTQTIPNLLLQTHASLHTTTQQTHTYAHTASLHPEPSPAPRRALFDFFPSREPTEGAVSLTQRKKDPPKQAKHPSGVPGRGNERPERVPGQSASELGLLLGLSGALGMAIAVGLRYLQRKHCRKRTAVSLNDCNHDDRGIIHVQECGDLVQVRKIRQNSFLVLQAEYNLITPAGN, from the exons atgatgatgatgaagatgatgctGATGAAGGCAGTGTTGGCTGGTTATGTGATCATGTGTGTGTTTCCCGCCCGTTGTGTGTGTTTCTCTCGTGGGGCGAGTGTCTCATCATGTGTGACCATGAAGCCCGGCCACATCAGCTCCTtcccacaacacacacacacacactccaccgTTCTCGTTCGCACCAGCCGATCAGTGTACCTGCCACAACACACACTCACAA TAACAGTTCAGAGTTCCCGGGCATTTATGGGGTTTTTACTTCAGGCTCGCTCCATTCTGGAGGACCGTGTGGTCGGCGGTGAGTTCACACGGCATCCTCcaagcacacacacactgtcCTGCCTCAGCACGGACGACACGGTCACACACTCGGACAAGATGCTCAAAAGGAACCTGTCGTTCAGCTGGAGGGCCCCAACACAACCCAGCGGAGACCTGCGCTTCTA CATCACACTGGTGCAGTCCTATTTTGTGTACTGGTCTCGAATCAGATCGGCAGTGGTGCATGATGGGACACGTAGTTCTCAGATCACTGACAGTGTTACAGGACAACCGACGGTGAACACGACAG ATAACTCACACATAATCACATCTACACAAGCTAACATACACTCAACAGATAATACACACATAATCACATCTACACACACTTTTGCACCACATAACACACACACCAACTCACACTCAACACATAACACACACAAAACCACATCTACACATGCTAACACACGCACTAACACACACTCAACAGATAACACACACGTAATCACATCTACACACACTTTTGCACCACATAACACACACACCAACACACACTCAACACATAACACACACAGGACCCCAtcttttaacacacacacaaacatacatccGCTAAATGTCACTCTAACATCTTTGTCCTCATCTACACAAACTTTCCCAATCCCCTTTTCATCTCAGAGCATCTCAACCCATAACATAAACACACCAACACACACAAAACCCacaaaaaatacacacaaaaccACTGCTTACGTCACACAAACCATCCCAAATCTACTGTTACAGACTCATGCATCTCTACACACCACAACGCAACAAACACACACCTACGCACACACTGCGTCCCTCCATCCCGAACCCTCCCCTGCCCCACGTCGAGCCCTATTCGACTTCTTCCCATCCCGGGAACCCACAGAGGGCGCCGTCTCCCTGACCCAGCGCAAAAAAGACCCCCCTAAACAGGCCAAACACCCATCTGGAGTCCCAGGGAGAGGCAACGAGAGGCCAGAGCGCGTGCCTGGGCAGAGTGCATCCGAGCTGGGCTTGCTATTGGGCCTCTCGGGCGCGCTCGGCATGGCCATCGCCGTGGGTCTCCGGTATCTGCAGAGGAAACACTGTCGCAAACGCACCGCTGTGTCGCTGAATGACTGTAACCATGATGACAGAGGGATCATCCACGTGCAGGAGTGCGGAGACCTGGTGCAGGTGCGCAAAATACGGCAGAATAGTTTCCTGGTGCTGCAGGCTGAGTACAACCTCATCACACCAGCGGGGAACTGA